From the Pseudomonas baltica genome, one window contains:
- a CDS encoding serine/threonine transporter: MHEQAPSVEQRYESTPTTLSRWDRQDTTWMLGLFGTAIGAGTLFLPINAGLGGFWPLLILTVLALPMTFYAHRGLTRFVLSGREGGDITAVVEEHFGLKAGALITLLYFCAIFPILLIYSVALTNTVGSFLEHQLHIAPPPRAVLALVLILGLLAIVRCGEQATVKVMSLLVYPFIVALALLALFLVPHWTGGILATAGELPSGSAFLHTLWLAIPVMVFSFNHSPIISSFAVDQKRRHGQHADERSGQILGRAHVLMVAMVMFFVFSCVLTLNPAQLAEAKAQNLSILSYLANHFNNPTIEFAAPLIAFVAIAKSFLGHYIGASEGFKGLIHKSGRRPGAKALDRMTAAFMLVVCWIVATLNPSILGMIETLGGPVIAAILFLMPMYAIRKVPAMRQYSGAMSNVFVVAVGLVAISALVYSLLS, from the coding sequence ATGCATGAACAGGCCCCCAGCGTTGAGCAACGCTACGAATCGACCCCGACCACACTGAGTCGCTGGGACCGTCAGGACACGACCTGGATGCTCGGCCTGTTCGGCACTGCCATCGGCGCGGGGACCTTGTTCCTGCCGATCAACGCCGGCCTGGGGGGCTTCTGGCCGTTGCTGATCCTGACGGTGCTGGCATTGCCGATGACCTTCTACGCGCACCGCGGGTTGACGCGCTTCGTGTTGTCCGGGCGCGAAGGCGGGGATATCACCGCAGTGGTCGAAGAGCACTTCGGGCTCAAGGCCGGCGCCTTGATCACGCTGCTGTATTTTTGCGCGATCTTCCCGATCCTGCTGATCTATAGCGTGGCCCTGACCAATACCGTAGGCAGCTTTCTGGAGCACCAGTTGCATATCGCGCCGCCGCCACGCGCGGTGCTGGCGTTGGTGCTGATCCTCGGTCTGCTGGCCATCGTGCGGTGCGGCGAGCAGGCCACGGTCAAGGTCATGAGCCTGTTGGTTTACCCATTTATCGTGGCCTTGGCGCTGCTGGCGCTGTTTTTGGTGCCGCACTGGACCGGCGGCATTCTCGCCACTGCCGGCGAACTGCCCTCAGGCTCCGCCTTTTTGCACACCTTGTGGCTGGCGATTCCGGTGATGGTGTTCTCGTTCAACCATTCACCGATCATCTCCTCGTTCGCCGTCGACCAGAAGCGCCGTCACGGCCAGCATGCCGATGAGCGCAGCGGCCAGATCCTCGGCCGCGCGCACGTATTGATGGTGGCGATGGTGATGTTCTTCGTGTTCAGCTGCGTGCTGACCCTGAACCCGGCGCAGCTGGCCGAAGCCAAGGCGCAGAACCTGTCGATCCTGTCGTACCTGGCCAATCACTTCAACAACCCGACCATTGAGTTCGCGGCGCCGCTGATTGCCTTCGTGGCCATCGCCAAGTCGTTCCTGGGGCACTACATTGGCGCCAGTGAAGGCTTCAAGGGCTTGATCCACAAGAGCGGCCGCCGCCCGGGCGCCAAGGCGCTGGACCGCATGACGGCGGCGTTCATGCTGGTGGTGTGCTGGATCGTGGCCACGCTGAACCCGAGCATCCTCGGCATGATCGAGACCTTGGGCGGCCCGGTGATTGCGGCGATCCTGTTCCTGATGCCGATGTACGCGATCCGCAAGGTGCCGGCGATGCGGCAGTACAGCGGGGCGATGTCCAATGTGTTTGTAGTCGCGGTCGGGTTGGTGGCGATTTCGGCTTTGGTGTATTCGTTGTTGTCTTGA